The Kaustia mangrovi genome has a segment encoding these proteins:
- the dgcN gene encoding N-acetyltransferase DgcN, protein MEIRKPYLMFLGDAHDQLAVKTAQGVVDWRRDWCLGQLRLEGCKADLGLEDMTIAEAAEAGVKTMIVGTVSPGGVLPDYWVDTIVSALDAGLDVATGLHKRLGSVPAIAEAAKRNGRQLFDVRFSDETFATGRGTKRPGLRLLTVGTDCSVGKKYAALALEAGMRERGLKADFCATGQTGVLISGRGVALDAVVADFISGAAEWLTPANAPDHWDVVEGQGSLFHPSFAGVTLGLLHGSQPDAFVVCHEPTRTKMRNVEHPIPSIQSVIDRTILEGSLTNPDIQCVGIAVNTQALGEDEAQALLKSISQEHGLPATDPVRFGVGPIVDEIVARFGS, encoded by the coding sequence ATGGAGATCCGCAAGCCCTACCTCATGTTCCTCGGCGACGCCCACGACCAGCTCGCGGTGAAGACCGCGCAAGGCGTGGTCGACTGGCGGCGCGACTGGTGCCTCGGCCAGCTTCGCCTCGAAGGCTGCAAGGCCGACCTCGGTCTTGAGGACATGACCATCGCGGAAGCGGCCGAAGCCGGCGTCAAGACGATGATCGTCGGCACTGTCAGCCCGGGCGGCGTCCTGCCGGATTACTGGGTCGACACCATCGTCTCGGCCCTCGATGCGGGCCTCGACGTTGCCACCGGCCTGCACAAGCGGCTCGGCTCGGTCCCCGCAATCGCGGAGGCGGCCAAACGCAACGGCCGCCAGCTCTTCGACGTGCGCTTCTCCGACGAGACCTTCGCCACGGGCAGGGGAACGAAGCGTCCGGGCCTCAGGCTGCTGACCGTCGGCACGGACTGCTCGGTCGGCAAGAAATACGCCGCCCTCGCGCTCGAGGCCGGCATGCGCGAGCGCGGCCTCAAGGCCGATTTCTGCGCGACGGGCCAGACGGGTGTGCTCATTTCCGGGCGCGGCGTGGCGCTCGACGCGGTGGTCGCCGATTTCATCTCCGGCGCGGCGGAATGGCTGACGCCGGCGAACGCCCCCGACCACTGGGACGTGGTGGAGGGCCAGGGCTCGCTCTTCCATCCCTCCTTCGCCGGCGTGACGCTCGGCCTGCTCCATGGCAGCCAGCCCGACGCCTTCGTCGTCTGCCACGAGCCGACGCGCACCAAGATGCGCAATGTCGAGCACCCCATCCCGTCCATCCAGTCGGTGATCGACCGCACGATCCTGGAGGGATCGCTCACCAATCCGGACATCCAGTGCGTCGGCATCGCGGTGAACACCCAGGCGCTCGGCGAGGACGAGGCGCAGGCGCTGCTCAAGTCGATCTCGCAGGAGCACGGCCTGCCGGCGACCGATCCGGTCCGCTTCGGCGTCGGCCCGATCGTCGACGAGATCGTCGCCCGGTTCGGGAGCTGA
- the dgcA gene encoding N-acetyl-D-Glu racemase DgcA, whose product MRKLTIAHESWPLATTFTISRGSKTSAEVVVVAIEEDGRTGHGECVPYPRYGQTVESVMAEIEALRGEIESGLDRAALQTRMEAGAARNGIDCALWDLEAKRSGRPAWALAGLDGLDAVTTVYTLSLEAPEAMAAAAAKAEAAGRPLLKLKLGTEGGDAERVAAVHEAAPTCRLVVDANEGWKADQLPDLFAACASAGVELIEQPLPAGDDEALRAIEHPIAVCADEAAHDLSTLDALVGKYDAINIKLDKTGGLTEALALADAAQERGLILMIGCMTSTSLSMAPGQIIAQRCKVVDLDGPLLLARDRENGIRYDGGTMHPAPAALWG is encoded by the coding sequence ATGCGCAAGCTCACCATCGCCCATGAGAGCTGGCCGCTCGCCACCACCTTCACCATCTCGCGCGGGTCCAAGACAAGCGCGGAAGTGGTCGTGGTCGCCATCGAGGAAGATGGCCGGACGGGCCACGGCGAATGCGTGCCCTATCCCCGCTACGGCCAGACCGTGGAAAGCGTGATGGCCGAGATCGAGGCCCTGCGCGGCGAGATCGAATCCGGCCTCGACCGCGCCGCCCTCCAGACCCGCATGGAAGCGGGCGCGGCGCGCAACGGCATCGACTGCGCATTGTGGGATCTCGAGGCCAAGCGCTCCGGCCGCCCGGCCTGGGCGCTGGCCGGTCTCGACGGTCTCGACGCGGTCACCACGGTCTACACGCTGAGCCTCGAGGCCCCGGAGGCCATGGCCGCGGCCGCGGCGAAGGCGGAAGCGGCGGGGCGCCCTCTCCTCAAGCTCAAGCTCGGGACGGAGGGCGGCGATGCCGAGCGCGTCGCCGCCGTGCACGAGGCCGCGCCCACATGCCGCCTCGTGGTCGACGCCAATGAGGGCTGGAAGGCCGATCAGCTTCCCGATCTCTTCGCCGCCTGCGCCAGCGCCGGCGTGGAGCTCATCGAGCAGCCCCTGCCCGCCGGCGACGACGAGGCGCTGCGCGCCATCGAGCACCCCATCGCGGTGTGCGCAGACGAGGCCGCCCACGACCTTTCCACGCTCGATGCGCTCGTCGGCAAGTACGACGCGATCAACATCAAGCTCGACAAGACGGGCGGCCTCACCGAGGCCCTCGCGCTGGCCGATGCGGCACAAGAGCGCGGGTTGATCCTCATGATCGGCTGCATGACCAGCACCTCGCTTTCCATGGCGCCGGGGCAGATCATCGCCCAGCGCTGCAAGGTGGTCGACCTCGACGGCCCCCTGCTGCTCGCCCGCGACCGCGAGAACGGCATCCGCTATGACGGAGGCACCATGCACCCCGCCCCGGCGGCCCTCTGGGGATAG
- a CDS encoding VIT1/CCC1 transporter family protein has translation MTRRARHRETHLVNRIGWLRAAVLGANDGIVSTASLVVGVAAASSGRGDVLLAGLAGLVAGAMSMAAGEYVSVSSQADTEKADLARERTELATMPDAELEELAGIYVERGVDPELAREVACQMMDRDALAAHARDELGITPSMAARPVQAAFTSAATFSAGAALPLLAAAASPEGAILPTVTVATLVSLAILGALGARTGGAGLVKPALRVTFWGAAALALTAGVGALVGQTGL, from the coding sequence ATGACACGGCGCGCGAGACACCGCGAAACCCATCTGGTGAACCGCATCGGCTGGCTGCGCGCGGCGGTTCTCGGCGCCAATGACGGGATCGTGTCGACCGCGAGCCTCGTCGTCGGCGTCGCGGCGGCCTCCAGCGGCCGCGGCGACGTGCTGCTGGCCGGGCTTGCGGGCCTCGTGGCGGGCGCGATGTCCATGGCCGCCGGCGAATACGTCTCGGTAAGCTCGCAGGCCGACACCGAGAAGGCCGATCTCGCACGCGAGCGTACCGAACTGGCGACCATGCCGGACGCCGAGCTCGAGGAACTCGCCGGCATCTATGTCGAGCGGGGCGTGGACCCGGAACTCGCCCGCGAGGTGGCCTGCCAGATGATGGACCGCGACGCCCTCGCCGCCCATGCCCGCGACGAGCTGGGCATCACCCCGTCCATGGCCGCACGGCCCGTCCAGGCGGCCTTCACCTCCGCGGCGACCTTCTCCGCAGGTGCCGCCCTGCCGCTGCTCGCCGCCGCGGCGAGCCCCGAAGGCGCGATCCTGCCGACCGTCACGGTGGCGACCCTCGTCTCCCTCGCCATTCTCGGCGCGCTTGGCGCAAGGACCGGCGGCGCAGGCCTCGTGAAACCCGCCCTGCGCGTCACCTTCTGGGGTGCAGCCGCCCTCGCCCTCACCGCCGGCGTCGGCGCCCTGGTCGGCCAGACGGGGCTCTAA
- a CDS encoding SMP-30/gluconolactonase/LRE family protein yields the protein MRKIDEGQVAGPDGSGDGGPGLSRRSVFKAAAAVAATTAMAPAALARNFGSDAEPVRYPEPDVIQLDPRFKAKIGNTPIMRLYRGTLWAEGPAWNGVGRYLVWSDIPNDEQLRWLEEDGHVSRQFRYPSGNSNGNTFDFAGRQIACEHGTRRVVRYEYNGAATILAGPENGQELNAPNDAVVRPDDGSIWFTDPGYGSLLDYEGNEADTDSPQPYQKEAVYRIDGQSGEVTKVADEPFKPNGLTFSPDYSVLYVADTGATHYPDAEKIIWAYDVDGNTLKNPRTFADMTLDGKAGLADGIDCDEDGNVWSSAGWVGDGYDGVHIFAPNGDRIGQIRLPEICSNLCFGGSKGNRLFMTGSQSLYAVYVLTHGAHVLGA from the coding sequence ATGAGGAAGATCGACGAAGGCCAGGTGGCCGGACCGGACGGTTCGGGCGATGGCGGGCCGGGGCTTTCCCGGCGCTCCGTCTTCAAGGCGGCGGCCGCGGTCGCGGCGACGACGGCCATGGCGCCGGCCGCCCTGGCGCGCAATTTCGGCTCGGATGCGGAGCCTGTGCGCTATCCCGAGCCCGACGTCATCCAGCTCGATCCGCGCTTCAAGGCCAAGATCGGCAACACGCCCATCATGCGGCTCTATCGCGGGACGCTGTGGGCGGAAGGGCCGGCCTGGAACGGCGTCGGCCGCTATCTGGTCTGGAGCGACATTCCGAATGACGAGCAGTTGCGCTGGCTGGAGGAGGACGGCCACGTCTCACGGCAGTTCCGCTATCCGTCCGGCAACTCGAACGGCAACACCTTCGACTTTGCGGGCCGCCAGATCGCCTGCGAGCACGGCACGCGCCGCGTGGTGCGCTACGAGTACAACGGTGCGGCCACGATCCTCGCGGGACCGGAGAACGGCCAGGAGCTCAACGCGCCGAACGACGCCGTGGTGCGCCCGGACGACGGCTCGATCTGGTTTACCGATCCGGGCTATGGCAGCCTGCTCGACTATGAGGGGAACGAGGCCGACACCGATTCTCCGCAGCCCTACCAGAAGGAAGCCGTCTACCGGATCGACGGGCAGTCGGGCGAGGTGACCAAGGTTGCCGACGAGCCGTTCAAGCCGAACGGGCTGACCTTCTCGCCCGACTATTCGGTGCTCTATGTCGCCGATACGGGCGCGACCCATTATCCGGACGCGGAGAAGATCATCTGGGCCTATGACGTCGACGGCAACACGCTGAAGAACCCGCGCACCTTCGCCGACATGACGCTCGACGGAAAGGCGGGGCTGGCCGACGGCATCGACTGCGACGAGGACGGCAATGTCTGGTCGAGCGCCGGCTGGGTCGGCGACGGCTATGACGGCGTGCACATCTTCGCGCCGAATGGCGACCGCATCGGCCAGATCAGGCTGCCTGAGATCTGCTCCAACCTGTGCTTCGGCGGCTCCAAGGGCAACCGGCTGTTCATGACCGGCAGCCAATCGCTCTATGCCGTCTATGTGCTCACCCATGGCGCCCATGTGCTCGGTGCCTGA
- a CDS encoding MFS transporter — protein sequence MPASAFARRVSMLYAALFACVGIYLPYLPLWLGAKGMDTREIAAILAAQVAVRLVTGPFCAFLADRTGRPRRMMVTLAALSILCLAGLSVVEGFWPILLLTVVMAGAWTPVLPLAEAFAISGAERFRLDYGRLRLWGSLSFIAASAGTGMMLDRIETAHVIFVLVAAQIAFLLVALSLPTRAVGGETLRRTAGVRLSPHDVGRLVRAPLFLVFLGAASLTQASHGVFYAFGSLHWQELGYSGGMIGALWALGVWAEVALFAMSGRIMGHVGAAGLIALGAGMAMVRWTGMAFDPGLWPLVGLQVLHAFTFGATHLGTMHFLLRAVPQPMHNTAQGLYATVSGGVMMSLVTWASGPLYRSWGGLAYLGAAALGAMSLVLALLLVATWRGGHVAEPPETRGGA from the coding sequence ATGCCCGCCAGCGCCTTCGCCCGTCGCGTCTCCATGCTCTATGCAGCGCTGTTTGCGTGTGTCGGGATCTATCTGCCCTATCTGCCGCTCTGGCTCGGGGCGAAGGGCATGGACACCCGCGAAATCGCCGCGATCCTTGCCGCACAGGTCGCGGTGCGCCTGGTCACGGGCCCGTTCTGCGCCTTCCTCGCCGACCGGACAGGCCGTCCGCGCCGGATGATGGTGACGCTGGCGGCGCTCTCGATCCTCTGCCTTGCCGGGCTCTCCGTGGTGGAGGGGTTCTGGCCGATCCTCCTCCTGACCGTCGTAATGGCGGGGGCATGGACGCCCGTCCTGCCGCTCGCGGAGGCCTTCGCCATATCGGGCGCGGAACGGTTCCGGCTCGACTACGGGCGGTTGCGCCTGTGGGGGTCTCTGAGCTTTATCGCGGCGAGTGCCGGAACGGGAATGATGCTCGACCGTATCGAGACCGCGCATGTCATCTTCGTGCTCGTCGCGGCCCAGATCGCCTTCCTGCTCGTCGCCCTCAGCCTGCCGACGCGCGCCGTGGGCGGCGAGACCCTGCGCCGGACGGCAGGGGTCCGCCTGTCGCCGCACGATGTGGGCCGGCTGGTACGCGCGCCGCTCTTCCTGGTCTTCCTCGGCGCGGCCAGCCTGACCCAGGCGAGCCACGGCGTGTTCTACGCCTTCGGGTCGCTCCACTGGCAGGAGCTCGGATATTCCGGCGGGATGATCGGCGCGCTGTGGGCGCTCGGCGTGTGGGCGGAGGTGGCGTTGTTTGCCATGTCGGGCCGGATCATGGGTCATGTCGGGGCGGCCGGGCTGATCGCGCTCGGCGCGGGCATGGCCATGGTGCGATGGACGGGCATGGCCTTCGACCCGGGCCTGTGGCCACTCGTCGGACTGCAGGTGCTGCATGCCTTCACCTTCGGTGCGACGCATCTCGGCACGATGCACTTCCTGCTGCGCGCCGTGCCCCAGCCCATGCACAACACCGCCCAGGGCCTCTATGCGACCGTGTCGGGCGGCGTGATGATGAGCCTCGTCACCTGGGCGTCCGGCCCGCTCTACCGGAGCTGGGGCGGGCTTGCCTATCTGGGCGCGGCCGCGCTCGGTGCGATGTCGCTCGTGCTGGCCCTCCTGCTGGTCGCGACATGGCGCGGCGGCCATGTGGCCGAGCCGCCCGAGACGCGCGGCGGGGCCTGA